The sequence CTgactaaattttcatatattgcaCTATTCTTGAACCACCGAGGGAAATGCCTGCctccaaaatttgaaatatcCAAAGATTTTATACTTGGGGGAGGTTCAAGAGATTCAAGTACCTGCTTTATGATCACTTGAGACTTTTCATTTCTGTCCCATGACAATTCCGACCTTTTAAGATTCATTTTTCCAGCTAGATTGGCTTTTTTGGCTTCCATTGGACTTTTCACTTCCTCAAGGTTTTTGATCCTTAAATCACCGTGAAGGTTTAAACTTCCCAATTCATCTACATCACATCCTCTTCTCCTACCCACAATAAAAATGCTTAAAGTTCTTAAGCAAGTTAGTTTCCCAAAGTTTGGAGGCATGTGACGCAACGAAGAAAAACCTAAAATATGAAGATGACGAAGACTCCTTAAGCGACACATATGCTTGGGTAGCTTTTGAAGATGACGACAAAAACTTACATCCAAAGTctgtaaattttgtaaaaaacaaATTGACTCGGGAAGGATTCTAATATAAGTACCTGAAAGATTCAAATACCGAATATGTTTGGAAGTATTGGTTAGAAAAGATATGGATGTCAACAAAGAATCTTTTGCATCAAAAGCTCGTAAAGAAGGAAAATACAAGTGAGAAGGAAACTTGCGTGCTTCAATACTGAAGGGACAATGCCTTGTCAACATTAAAGTACGTAAGGTTTCTATTTTCTGAAAAGCAAAAAGCATGTCAAATGACTGGTTAGAGTAATTAAATGTCACATGACGAGCTCTGGACAAGTTAACAGGGCAATCAATTTCTACAACACGTGCTTCGTCCTCCATAATACATTGAGCTAGATCATGCACTAGATCATGCATCTTGAATCCATAAATGTTGTCAAATCCATCGTTTTTACTCTGAACACCTTCAAAGAATGATCGCCAATATAATTCCTTACATATCTCATTGCCAACCTCTTCCACTTCCATGTTTCCCTTTACAGCTATAAGGTCATTAGCCATCCAAAGAtgaattaatttttccttttctatttcAAAATCCTTGGGAAATATGGCACAATAAGCAAAACAACTCCTTAATTCTGTAGGTAGATGACAGTAGCTTAATCGCAACGCTGGCAGGATGGAAGTTTCTTCTTGTGGAAGATTCCAAAGTTCACTTTCCATAACAAAAAGCCACTCATTTTCCTCACTTTTGAAGCGCATTAAGCTTCCTAAAGTCTTTGCAGCCAGTGGATTCCCTTGCACTTCTTCACACTCTCCTTCCCAATTTTTGCAAGATTTGGTCGCTCTTCACTTTCATTACCAAATGCGCGTTGGTTGAACAATGACCAGCAATCATCTTCGGATAAAACAGACAGCTGATGCATTGGAATTGTTCCCATAATCAATGCAACCTTTTTAAGACGAGTGGTGACTACAATCGAAGAGCCATTTAATCCACAAGCAACTACATTTCTTAAGCCTTCCCATTGCTCTTGGTCTTCATTCCACACATCAtccaaaacaattaaaaacttctttctttcCAACATCTTCTGGAGGCGTTTCTGCAGAGGATCCATGTCCAAAGCATCACAGGCATTTCCAGAAGCAGATTCTATCATAGCCTTTATCAATCTTTTGACATCAAAGTCCTCAGAAACACATACCCATATTTTAATCTCAAAATGCCTACGAACCCTTTCATCATTGTACACCAGCTGAGCAAGGGTAGTCTTTCCCATGCCCCCCATGCCCACAATAGGATAGACAGACAGATCTTTGGAACTTCTTGAATTATCTACCAAAAACTCCACAATCTTATCTTTATCTTCTTCTCTTCCATACACATGTTTCTCATCAACAATGGAGCCAGTTTGGCGTTTGTCTATTacttggagatgtcttccctgGACAACCTCACGCAAGTGAAATTTCATTCGCTCATTAGCAATTGCATCCAACCTATCTGAAACATCTTGCATCCGTTTTGCAATTCTGAAACGAAACGGAGTATTTTTTGGGTTGAAACAGGAGAAGAAAGAAGCTCTTACCTTTTGGGTTGACCTAGAGCTCTGCCTTTTGTACTCCAGTAGCGATGCCTCCATTAAACACTCATCCAAAATATCATCCAACTCACCTGCAACATCTTTAAGTTTCTGCAGCCAATTCTTGATTGCCCTCTCTCTCAACTGCCTCTCCTCTGCGTCTTCAAGCACAGCACAGATGGTTGAGAGGATGCTAGATAacttctccatctctttgttgAGACCCCAAACCAATCCAAACCTTTTTTGGATCAAGGAGTTGAGATTCCCAAGCATAACAGTAACTACAGCTTCAGCCATATTGTCACAGACTCACAGTAAGTGGTGAAATTGAATTCCAAACCAAGTAATTAAGTTTAGAGATTAGTGGCATTAAGCTTCTTAGTACGTGCAAGCGAGAGGCTTGTCAACCATTTCCATAGTTTCAGTTATGGAAATCCATGCCAAGGATGCTCTAGGAAATCTCAGGGAAACTGCTTGTGTTGTTTGAATTAACCGGTTGGAATGCCCTTAAagtctttgtttgtttgtttgtttgttttttatttatttatatatatatatatatatatataaaattttgaagtcCAATTTTTGATAGTCTTTTAGTATAGCAGTAATGGAGATATTAAAGATGTGGTTACTACTTGTTCTAAAGTCAACACGTCAAGATTTAATTATTGGTTGCCGTGGAATATCgaaaatgacatttttttttttatttttttttggaggttCTATTATTGTGGAATGTTTCAAGTAGTTGTTTTAAATTACTGAGCCAGAAGAGTTTATTATTGCTTTTTCTTAATGTGTTTTATCATATAATTAGTGGTTAGAAAAGCTTCCCATAGAAGAATAACTTCCTCAGATTGCACTGGAGATCTATCATATTTCAAGGATggggaaaatattttataatttcttgtgaataatattcttttattagtACCCTTTgttatctccattttttctatttttttttttttaattcttaaaatataCTGCAGATTGTTTGGGTCCTAAACAAAAGAGAGAATTTGAATTTCCAAAAGTAATGGAATCTATCAAAATGTAGATTTTTATTAACCTAACTTTACAATATAAGCAACATTCCAAAACTGACCAAggaaatcaacaaaaacaagaagTTTACACCCTAGTAAAATTAAAGCATCTCTTATAGAgtctggtaaaaaaaaaaaaaaaaaaaaaaaaaaaaaccagcactAGAACAAGGGTCCAGCAAAAGGGAAAAGTCAACAAATACTTTCATCCAATTTTACTGCctcaaatttcaaaagaaaagagagTAGCCTTGCCATTTTCATCACCAGGAGTGTGATCCcatgaaacaaaaatttaagcCCTGAGTAATCAAAACACTTTTGTAGTTGTAGCACagtaggcctttttttttttttttttctgttggaaTTGAAGAATCTGCTCCTGGATCATTGTGGAAAAATTATCTAACCTGCAACAAATAAGTAGATTGAATTGATTATGAAAAAGTAATTCAGTGCCAAGTGTGCCTTGTAAACGAAATTCAGAAAGTTGATAAGCATTAAAAGCTGCCAAACCTTTTGTAGTTACATTAAGGAGAACTCTAATTGCTGTCTTAGTGTCTAGTTTATATATGCAGCACATATGTGTTTAACATTACATGATTGAAACTAGAACTCTTTGCAAGTTTTGTCTTCTTAGCAAGTTTGTGCAGGATATTTGAGAAAATCAAACGCTTTTCTGAAACATAAAATTTAGGATTGAGTTTGACAGTTCTCATTGTATCGTTGGACACTGTGAGATCTTTGATAATATAGCGAGTTGCTTCGAGTTCATATGATGTATAGTTAGGATTAGAcaattcttcttattattattaatattttttttttcagagagCATTAAGAAACATAGTATGCTTTATGAAGATATTAACAATCATAAAGAATTTTTTACTTGGAAATGTTTAAGTTTAGActaagcaagtttaattcatattttaatcaTTGACAATGTTCCAATCTTTGTCATGTTTTGAGCCAAAGTAAAAGGTTCATTGAttctcatttttgttttgttaatgaAATATTTGCTCTGAAACCATGATCTCCCTTTCATACCCAGAAAAGGAGAAAGAATAACTTGATCTGTAATTCAGACTACAATTATGTCTCAGAAATCAATCAAAACCTCCCACTTCATATCAGAAACCCTCTAAGATTTAAACATTTTGCAACCAAGATCCTCTTCATCATGCATATGAAAAAACCGATCGCCATTTTTATCACAATCATAAGCAATTTCAGAACAAACCCCACCAAAACAAAACAGAGAACAGAGATCTAAGAAATCCATACCTCTAAAAAATTGAATTCCTAAGCTTGTCAAGCCCATGAATTATCAAAAGCAGCAGAAGTAATAGCTTTTGCAAACTCCTGGTAATTGATTCTTCCATCTCCATCAGTATCAGCCTCCTTGATCATCCCTGTCAACTCCTCTGCTGTAAGAGCATGACCAAGCTTGGCCATGGAGTGAGCCAACTCGGCAGCTGTTATAAACCCGTTTCCATCTCTATCAAACATCCTGAATAGCTGCTTCAGCTGGTCCTCTGTGTATGGAGATTTGGCCGAGAGGAGCTCTGGAGCTACAAGGCCTATGAATTCCGAGAACTCCACAAGACCATTGCTGTTGGTATCAGCCTTTTGGATCAAATTCTCAAGCTGGTCCGGACTTGGTTTTAAGCCAAGTGCTCGGAGGAGTGACCCGAGTTCCAGCTGCGTTAGGCTGCCGTCTTTATTCCGGTCGAATGACCGGAATATCTCCCGGAGCTCGGCTATTTGCTCGTCATCTAGCTGCACTGGCTGCTTGTTGCTCATGACCAAAAATGTTGATTTTGCTCTTCTTGCTACTTCTCTCAAAATCTGATCTTTAACTTCTACAAACGTTTTCTAATATTCTTGGAATAGAAATCTCATCAAACAAACATCAAAAAAGCCTAAAAAAACGAGTGAGAAAAAGGACAGATTCCGGGTCTGGTTAAGAAtctgtttttcattttaaaatagttaagaTATTCCACGCTCTCATCTTCTTGTGTATATAATTCTGAGTTTGGCCCCAAAACCCAAGAAAAACAAACCcccttttgtctttttcctttaaattgaaatctcttttttgtttctctgAAAGGAATCTATGAATCTGTAAAATTGTAGTCTGGGTCTTGAGAATGAACTTTGAGAGATCCAAGATCTCCTTGAACTGTAAAATTGTAGTCTGGGTCTTGAGAATGAACTTTGAGAGATCCAAGATCTCCTTGAATATCGTTCTTCCTCCTGTTTCTATGGATCTTCCGGATCAAATGCGGTGAACCCAAATACCGGATCCGAGTTTTCCTTTCCACTAAGAGCAAGAACTAATttcgaattaaaaaaaagagttgGATAGAAACTTGGTGGTGCTTCTTTGTCTGCAAATGACATAAAACAAGTAATAGTGGTTGGATTTCAATTAtaaggtatttttttttcttctttttcttttcttttggttttggtgggttttcaattttttaaaatgaaaagaaaaatgttagaTAGAGAGTCAGGGTCAACACCATACCCaaaggggggggaaaaaaaaaagcataataatAGTGAGTAATTTGAAaccaaattcataaaaattatttcattccaaatttgttaattttatttcggAGAAAATTCCAACAGGAAAAGGCGGGAGAGTAGGCTGGAATTACGTGATTGGTGGCCACGTCTTTCTTTGCTGTCTAGCTAGTGTTACCGTTGGAATCCGTCAAccgctttttaaaaaaaaaagaagttgggTGTTCACGTACTTTTGGTGTCTTCATAGAATGTTACACCTTGGAATTTAGAGCTAATGACGTTGTGCCACCTGATAAAATGGAGTTTTAGGTAAGTTTAAATATGGGTTGGATTACGAAATTGGACATGTGTTGCTTCGGTGGCATTATAACGTGGTGGGATCATAGAGGTTGGAGGTTTATGGGATTGTATACGAAAAAGGTTGAAGCCAGCAAAAAGGCATTCACTAAGGACGGCGGCTTGGTGAAGGGCCTGACATATTCATTTAGTCTTCACTGATATTTACTTTCATTATCCACATAGtagaaaagaaataatggaagaaaataaaatttgggtTTTCCATGTGAGGAAGAATGGGGCAAGATATTTTCTTGGCAAACTCAAATTGATTGGATTCCAAGAAAGTTgactaaaaccaaaaataaacaaGTAAACAAATTTTGAAGAGAAAAAAGCTTATTCAAAATGAATTTGAGGAAAGAATTAATCACGGGCATCAACTTCTCATGTCTCACTTTTATGTTGAGAAATCACGAGGTTCTTGATTTCTTAACAAATGAAGAAATTCAAAGAAGTGGATGCAAAtgtattcattatttatttattttataaaaaaatgagatTCCTTTTTGTTTTGAGGGTTGAGGAAGAACAGAGCTGAATAACGAGTTTACGATGGCAGAGGCAGCTTTTTGTTTGATGCAGAATGGAATCCGAGAGTGCAAAAGAAAAGCTTTGTTCGAGTTTGAGATTTAAAGCTTTGGTATCTCCTATCTCAAGGTAACTGCGACTTTAAAAACTTCCACAGTATACAATAACATTTGCTTTCTTAAATAGTTGCAGTAATAATTTTTGTGCTTGTTATGTTGGAGTTTGATTGGAGTTGCAGAGGCAATAGTAAGTGGTGGCAAaactaccattttttttttttgggttaacagTATATATTTAATAGTATTCCTGGTATATCGAGACCACCTCTTTCAGagtaaaaaatatcaaatttatacatagttttaattttattttatttttttcattttagggtgataatatagttttaatttttttatttatttttttctttttagggtGATAATACAGGATTTGATCACAAAGACTACGGTAGGAAACTGAATCGCTTTTCatttaacccaaaaacaaaaagttaatttAAACTCCACATTTGCTTTGATATGAGGTAGTATGTAAATATTGGTTTGGCCAAACATCATGACACTGACTAGCATTTCACTTCTCTCTTAAACAACATCACAATTTCTTAGTTCTCTTGGTATAACATTGATGATTTTACATCTGATCTGAAATCATCTTCCGATATATCCCAATCGAAGGTGATCAATTTCCTATGCTCTGAGTTAATCCATTTCATATAGTGTTGAAAGAGAACAGAGACAATTAGGTGTTCTTCTGAGACCAACAAAATTTCCCACCATATCAGGAGGCTTATTTCAACACAGGTTCTTCAGTAGTAAAACCATTTGTTTCTTGTATATGGTCTTCAGAACCTATAATTTGCACTTGAAAATTTATGTATTAGGAATCTATCGGTTTCAAAAACCTCAAATAAATACTCAGTAACTCAGACATCAATTGAAAGCTTAGCCACATTTAAACTCATTATAGTCCCTTCATGATCTGTTCAAGAATCCCTGTGATGACATGTACGCAATCAAACAACTATGGAATATAATGGAAAAATGGAATATATGGCCATCTAGGATGGAGATTGTTAAATGCTAGTGTTTTTATCCTAAATTTCTTAGCACTGTAAACAGAGGTAATAAATAAGGGTAGTTGCAGTTCATTttctaccccaaaaaaaattgtaaaatatacaAGATGGCAGTGATACAATCTTTTCTCTTTTACAGATTATAGAAACGAAACTGGAAATAAGCAAAAAttaagagagaaaagaagagacactgcatgtatatataaaattagcgGATTATACACCAGAATGTTACCTGGCTACTAATATAGAAGAGGACTCCCTTCTTTAACAAGCACAAAAAGACCACCGTCTCCTCTTGAAATACGAAAATCCTCATCAAGGTATGTTGTAATAAGCCAGGACTTGGTCCTTTCACCTGGAATGGGAAGCTTAAGAGGTGGCTGGCCAGAAATAACACGTGATATATTTCCCACAGCTTCCTGCAAAGGATTAAGTGTTTGCTGCAAAGGTGACAGATTAATTCTCTGCCCAAAAACATCCACGTCTTCTGGGAGACTAACACTCGATTTTATCTCAGGAGGTTGAAAGGTCCCTTCCTTGAATTCAACCTGTAAACATGGAGTATGCTATTAAGTTTCGGCTACTTACCCATTCAATGTAATAAAATTCCTCACTTTTCACCAATTCTCTAGAAAGATTTTCATGGAGTGTAAACCATCTAGATATCTAAATTCAGTTGAAGCTATTATGCATTCATTAGTTTTCATCTGCTTGTTTATTAAGTTAACAGTTATTATGCCCTGTTCATAGAAGAATGTCACGAAGTTAGATACCAAAGCTAGTGAGCTAGAGTACCTGTATTCTTGAAGGACTGCGAACTTCAAAAGCAGCAGATGCACTGAAAGTGAAAGTAGCAAAAGGGCCCGACAATGTGGTTGAATTAACAATAGTTAGACTGCTACTATCAATCGCTTGGGTTATCTTATCCACTTTCAACAAAGGTGTTGTTCCTGCTGCCAGAAGTGGCAACAGCTCAGAAAATGCAGTGTACCTGATTAGTTAGTGATCAAAAGGAACTTGCAAAATTAGCAGGGTGATGTACAGCAGATAATAacttaaccccaaaaaaaaacaaaaatataaaaaacagcATAAAATCTCATAAATCTTTAAAACAAACCATTAAGCCACTACTTCTCAGACAAAATGAAAAGCAAACAGACAAATAAGCATTCTCGATGGTCAACCATCATCGAGATATTACTCCATTCAGGACGCAGAACTTATTTTCCACTTTGATaggatcaacttcaaataaatgcAAGTATGCTATGTCTATCATCAATTGTTAGATAGAAAGTGAATGTTTCTCATCAAGGTCAAAACTTGGGGTGAATAGGCTGGAATTTCATTAATTAACAGGTAGAAAATGTAATCAGTGAAAACCAAGCATTCTAACATCATGTAATCCAACCACACATTTCATTGTTATGATGAAAACCACACACattccaaaaaaaacaaaaaagaggctCTATATTACTCCCTCAATCAAGAGCTTCCAAATTTAGCTCaaagaagcataaaaaaattcattccttcaACACCTTACTGTGcataaaaatcagaaaaaaacaAGCACTTACAGCAAAACCCAGTTGCCATCAAGAAGCTCCGGTGCCTGAGTTGGCGCCGGAGTGGGATTCGCCGCCTCCAACTGGTTCACCAACTCCAAAACCTCCGCTCTCACCTCCAACCCAGCCCGATATCCCAATTCCGTACCGTACACAGTGTCCACCAAGGCCCTCTTCAGCTCCACAAGCTTCTCATCCACCGCTTCCTTACTGTCATCCCCACCTTTCGACGACGGACTTCCATTGCCGACTTGCACATACCCATCTCCTCCCCATTCGTCCTCGTCCTTGGGAGGATCCGATTCAGCGAGCTTCGTGTACGAAGACTCAGCCTCGGGCTGTGCCTCCTCACCCCATTCGTCGGTGATCTTCGCCGGACCTCCGGATTCATCCTCGCCACCAATTGGGGTGTCGCCGGAAACAGGGTCGGAGTTGTCGTCGGAAAGAGAGGAGCGTAAGCGGAGGGAGCGGAACTGGAGAGCTCTGGTTCTATGGTTTGTCgggtagagagagaaagagagataagAGCTTATTGATGGAGATAATAGGGAACGAAATGGAGATCTTTGATTAGGGTTTTTGGGGAAGAAGGAAGAGTGCGAGGAGGTGAATAGCAGAAGAGCCATTTCTCTGCCGCTTTGCTTGTTCCACACTTCTGTGCGTGTGGAAGATTTTATTTGGGTGTGAAAGGGAAGGGCCTTCATTTTTGtgtgtaaataaatttttgttcaatttaatcatttaataataaataaataaattccgttttattttattttattttttaaaaattttggtaacattttgttttattttcattttcaccaaTTGGTCTTTGCTAAGAGTCTCGATGTTATTTATTAACATCGAATTTTAATTTGTCCAAtgtattctttttatatttatattgtcgattaaaataaaattaaaatatgaaaaaaaaatataaatatgtaatgtTAGAAAAATAGGTGATGATTAAGATCTAAAAAATGAACTGTGAGTGATAAAAGGAGCAGTTTTGCCTTTTATCCGTATAATCTATTTGAACTTAATAATTTTCCTTTATTCTTTTGATGCTAGCGCAGCATTCTATGaagtatacatatatttataattttcaagcTTCTAAAATCTgctgtgaagaaaaaaaaaatgaaaaaaatttaaatctccTACTTTTTACCAGCATGGTATTTAAGGCTCTAATTTtcgatttaaaatttaatgccCTTAAGGCAACGATATATATAAGAAGAATTCCATTCcatcaaatatgtatatatatatatatatacacaagaagaaactgtttttttttttttttttttttttttggtagctgAAATTGAAGAAACTGCCTTTATACGAATTCTCTGTTCTATTTGGACATTTATATTGgacatattttatatgtatcttCCATGACCACACTGTGACGTTATAAGATGTAAAGCTTTAAATGCATAATTCAAGCTAGAGAGCCCATTGAAAGGACAATAATAAGATGGAAATCAAGTAAGAGAGCCCATCAAAAGGACAGTTGTGGGCCTATACTGCACCTGCATGTGGCAGTGCCAAAAGCTCGCCAAGGAGCcctaattaataaatacaataaataattttatacatttcaacaaataaaaaaaaaaaaaaaattattgacacTGAACAAGTTTTGTGGTTGTAGTTGCATTCTTCCAAGTCTTATCTCATTATGTGCAATAAACCCCGAGTTCCATTCTACATAGACTTTTTGTAATGGACCTCTTTTGCTTTTTATATGTTAACTGGGCTTCCAAATTGAATTGCAAAACGAAATGGACAGAAGAACTTTAATAAGAAAGGTATAAACTCCAAGctctaaaattttcaaaatttttattctaaatcatttttatccagttattttgaaattttataactttaaagttcaaaaaataGTATTCAAAAGGTTTTGTTGAACAAGAAATATGACTACTACACTGTTTAGTGAAATAAATGTTCATAAAAAGGTTAAATATTGTACAAACTTGTTTATAAGGTGcaaattttcctaattttttttctaaaccatttttatcaaattattttgagaTTTAGATCCGTGAAGTTCAAACTAAAGTATTCTTAAGCAAATAAGAAACttggatatttgaaattaatgttTAGAAATGAGCT comes from Ziziphus jujuba cultivar Dongzao chromosome 6, ASM3175591v1 and encodes:
- the LOC107431195 gene encoding probable calcium-binding protein CML17 codes for the protein MSNKQPVQLDDEQIAELREIFRSFDRNKDGSLTQLELGSLLRALGLKPSPDQLENLIQKADTNSNGLVEFSEFIGLVAPELLSAKSPYTEDQLKQLFRMFDRDGNGFITAAELAHSMAKLGHALTAEELTGMIKEADTDGDGRINYQEFAKAITSAAFDNSWA
- the LOC107431155 gene encoding putative disease resistance protein RGA3 → MAEAVVTVMLGNLNSLIQKRFGLVWGLNKEMEKLSSILSTICAVLEDAEERQLRERAIKNWLQKLKDVAGELDDILDECLMEASLLEYKRQSSRSTQKVRASFFSCFNPKNTPFRFRIAKRMQDVSDRLDAIANERMKFHLREVVQGRHLQVIDKRQTGSIVDEKHVYGREEDKDKIVEFLVDNSRSSKDLSVYPIVGMGGMGKTTLAQLVYNDERVRRHFEIKIWVCVSEDFDVKRLIKAMIESASGNACDALDMDPLQKRLQKMLERKKFLIVLDDVWNEDQEQWEGLRNVVACGLNGSSIVVTTRLKKVALIMGTIPMHQLSVLSEDDCWSLFNQRAFGNESEERPNLAKIGKESVKKCKGIHWLQRL
- the LOC132803971 gene encoding putative disease resistance protein RGA3, whose amino-acid sequence is MRFKSEENEWLFVMESELWNLPQEETSILPALRLSYCHLPTELRSCFAYCAIFPKDFEIEKEKLIHLWMANDLIAVKGNMEVEEVGNEICKELYWRSFFEGVQSKNDGFDNIYGFKMHDLVHDLAQCIMEDEARVVEIDCPVNLSRARHVTFNYSNQSFDMLFAFQKIETLRTLMLTRHCPFSIEARKFPSHLYFPSLRAFDAKDSLLTSISFLTNTSKHIRYLNLSGFSSLRHMPPNFGKLTCLRTLSIFIVGRRRGCDVDELGSLNLHGDLRIKNLEEVKSPMEAKKANLAGKMNLKRSELSWDRNEKSQVIIKQVLESLEPPPKNESYGGELEGGFLQLQSLLITDLPNLEMLSKEERRMAFARPSSLHIEKCSKLTLHCLRPIKELIIWGCSEALLRIVSNLHTLTSLEICDNDDVASFPDGFPQKLTTLQSLTIKRFSKFQDLQSNMLIGLSSLESLTITFYHMLECFLVEIFRGSYSLKSIYIEDCIKFKSLSTSFGDLTALEFLELRGCPELEPFPNGLNNLSCLKSMMLLGYSTYRDDGSQNLSVPHPKLTTLPKAL
- the LOC107431193 gene encoding plastoglobulin-1, chloroplastic: MALLLFTSSHSSFFPKNPNQRSPFRSLLSPSISSYLSFSLYPTNHRTRALQFRSLRLRSSLSDDNSDPVSGDTPIGGEDESGGPAKITDEWGEEAQPEAESSYTKLAESDPPKDEDEWGGDGYVQVGNGSPSSKGGDDSKEAVDEKLVELKRALVDTVYGTELGYRAGLEVRAEVLELVNQLEAANPTPAPTQAPELLDGNWVLLYTAFSELLPLLAAGTTPLLKVDKITQAIDSSSLTIVNSTTLSGPFATFTFSASAAFEVRSPSRIQVEFKEGTFQPPEIKSSVSLPEDVDVFGQRINLSPLQQTLNPLQEAVGNISRVISGQPPLKLPIPGERTKSWLITTYLDEDFRISRGDGGLFVLVKEGSPLLY